One window from the genome of Variovorax sp. PAMC26660 encodes:
- a CDS encoding Bug family tripartite tricarboxylate transporter substrate binding protein, with translation MKNTKTTRRSVGLAALALAAAALVPATASAQQAFPTKPVRIITPFPVGGGPDGVARLVADKLSRAWGQPVVVENRPGGNGFIAIDAFKRGAKDGHDIIVLDNVHLAAYPALFKKLPYDSSKDFDALLPLFKTYFFFTVATNSKYKTIGDLIADAKANPGKLDYGSWSVGNPVHLGSELFESATGTQMEHIVYKETTQLYTSVATGELAFALGTSATAGPLQRANKLRFLAAAAPHRVAAFPDVPTVSESGGPKGFEVIGWNAIAVPKGLPASVTEKIKRDIEKGLAEPDVLEKFKSFGYEPFPTTRPQFDQFAASETQRFTDVIRKANVSLD, from the coding sequence ATGAAGAACACGAAAACAACGCGCCGCAGCGTGGGCCTGGCCGCGCTGGCGCTTGCCGCTGCTGCGCTGGTGCCGGCGACCGCATCGGCACAACAAGCCTTTCCCACCAAGCCGGTGCGCATCATCACGCCGTTCCCGGTGGGCGGTGGCCCTGATGGCGTGGCCCGCCTTGTGGCCGACAAGCTCTCGCGCGCCTGGGGTCAGCCCGTGGTGGTCGAGAACCGCCCCGGTGGCAACGGCTTCATCGCCATCGACGCCTTCAAGCGCGGCGCCAAGGATGGGCACGACATCATCGTGCTCGACAACGTGCACCTGGCCGCGTACCCCGCGCTGTTCAAGAAGCTGCCCTACGACTCCAGCAAGGACTTCGATGCGCTGCTGCCGCTCTTCAAGACCTACTTCTTCTTCACCGTTGCCACCAACAGCAAGTACAAGACCATCGGCGACCTGATCGCCGACGCCAAGGCCAACCCCGGCAAGCTCGACTACGGCTCATGGTCCGTCGGCAACCCGGTGCACCTGGGCTCGGAGCTTTTCGAGTCGGCCACCGGCACGCAGATGGAACACATCGTCTACAAGGAAACCACGCAGCTCTACACCTCGGTGGCAACCGGCGAACTGGCCTTTGCGCTGGGCACCAGCGCCACCGCTGGCCCGCTGCAGCGCGCGAACAAGCTGCGCTTTCTGGCAGCCGCGGCACCGCATCGCGTGGCCGCATTCCCCGACGTGCCGACCGTCAGCGAATCGGGTGGTCCCAAGGGCTTCGAGGTGATCGGCTGGAACGCCATCGCCGTGCCGAAGGGCCTGCCCGCATCGGTCACCGAGAAGATCAAGCGCGACATCGAAAAGGGCCTGGCCGAACCCGATGTGCTGGAGAAGTTCAAGAGCTTCGGCTACGAGCCGTTCCCGACCACGCGGCCGCAGTTCGACCAGTTCGCGGCGAGCGAGACGCAGCGGTTCACGGATGTGATTCGCAAGGCGAACGTTTCGTTGGACTGA
- a CDS encoding ribbon-helix-helix domain-containing protein — protein sequence MCEVFISADPQSYDARTRSVRLHGVVTSIRLENLFWQVLEEIAQRDGMVVVQLIERLYDELVAARGEVGNFASFLRVCALRYEAMVAQGRIPADTSVAIRSLDAKAVLHELPQGWGRSQQQLPSAKTSIRPFRIATQRQA from the coding sequence ATGTGCGAAGTCTTCATCAGTGCCGATCCGCAGAGCTACGACGCGCGCACGCGCTCGGTGCGGCTGCACGGCGTCGTCACCAGCATCCGCCTGGAGAACCTGTTCTGGCAGGTGCTGGAGGAAATCGCGCAGCGCGACGGCATGGTCGTGGTGCAACTCATCGAGCGGCTCTACGACGAACTGGTCGCGGCGCGCGGTGAGGTCGGCAACTTCGCGTCGTTCCTGCGGGTGTGCGCCTTGCGCTATGAGGCGATGGTGGCGCAGGGGCGGATACCGGCCGACACGTCGGTGGCGATCCGCTCGCTGGATGCGAAGGCGGTGCTGCATGAACTTCCCCAAGGCTGGGGAAGATCGCAGCAACAGTTGCCGTCCGCCAAGACCAGCATCCGTCCATTTCGCATCGCGACGCAGCGGCAGGCGTAA
- a CDS encoding GNAT family N-acetyltransferase, which produces MNQIVVRQAVLSDLEALAPLFDGYRQFYGKASDLAAARDFLRERFNHGESALFLALDGVAPIGFTQLYPSFSSASLARTFILNDLFVVQSHRRAGAGSKLLHAATEFARSLGAVRVTLSTDIQNTSAQATYEAQGWKRDKEYYVYHFLPQG; this is translated from the coding sequence ATGAACCAAATCGTTGTTCGCCAAGCCGTGCTCAGTGACCTGGAAGCCCTGGCGCCTTTGTTCGACGGCTATCGTCAGTTCTACGGGAAGGCATCGGACCTCGCGGCGGCACGCGATTTTCTCCGCGAGCGTTTCAACCACGGAGAGTCCGCACTGTTCCTGGCGCTGGATGGTGTTGCTCCCATCGGCTTCACTCAGCTCTACCCGAGCTTTTCGTCGGCGTCTCTGGCTCGCACTTTCATTCTGAATGACCTGTTCGTGGTTCAGAGCCACAGAAGAGCAGGCGCAGGCTCAAAGCTTCTTCATGCGGCAACAGAATTTGCGCGCTCGCTCGGCGCTGTTCGTGTGACGCTCAGCACGGACATCCAGAACACATCGGCGCAAGCAACCTACGAGGCCCAAGGGTGGAAGCGCGACAAGGAGTACTACGTCTATCACTTCCTGCCGCAGGGCTAG
- a CDS encoding DJ-1/PfpI family protein, with product MARKILMLCGDYGEDYETMVPFQTLLAVGHTVHAVAPDKKAGDWVHTAIHDFEGAQTYSEKPGHRFTLNANFDDVRPEAYDALVIPGGRAPEYLRMHSRVVEIARHFLAADKPVASVCHGAQLLAATGLLKGRKVSAYPACQVEVELAGAEYMGIPVDQAVTDRNLVTAPAWPAHPAWLAQFLVVLGTRIEH from the coding sequence ATGGCTCGCAAGATTCTGATGCTCTGTGGCGACTATGGCGAAGACTACGAAACCATGGTGCCCTTTCAAACCCTGCTCGCCGTGGGCCACACGGTGCATGCGGTGGCTCCCGACAAGAAAGCCGGGGACTGGGTGCACACCGCCATCCACGACTTCGAAGGCGCACAGACCTACAGCGAGAAGCCGGGCCACCGCTTCACGCTGAACGCCAACTTCGACGATGTGCGGCCCGAGGCTTACGACGCGCTGGTCATCCCCGGCGGACGTGCACCCGAATATCTGCGCATGCACAGCCGCGTGGTCGAAATCGCACGTCACTTTCTCGCGGCCGACAAGCCGGTGGCGTCTGTCTGCCATGGCGCGCAACTTCTTGCGGCTACCGGGCTGCTGAAGGGCCGCAAGGTTTCTGCCTACCCGGCCTGCCAGGTCGAAGTGGAACTGGCGGGCGCCGAGTACATGGGCATTCCGGTCGATCAGGCCGTGACCGATCGCAACCTCGTCACTGCGCCAGCATGGCCTGCGCATCCGGCATGGCTCGCGCAGTTCCTGGTCGTGCTGGGCACGCGCATCGAACACTGA
- a CDS encoding 3-oxoacid CoA-transferase subunit A: protein MINKIARSVADALAGIQDGATVLIGGFGTAGIPGELIDGLVEQGAKDLTVVNNNAGNGETGLAALLKAGRVRKIICSFPRQADSQVFDGLYRSGKLELELVPQGNLAERIRAAGAGIGAFFCPTGYGTQLAGNRETREIDGKQYVLEYPIHGDVALIKAERGDRWGNLVYRKAARNFGPVMAMASKKTVATVHDIAELGTLDPETIVTPGIFVHQVVRIERVATQAGGFKKAA, encoded by the coding sequence ATGATCAACAAGATCGCGCGCTCGGTCGCCGATGCCCTCGCAGGCATCCAAGACGGCGCCACGGTTCTCATCGGCGGTTTCGGCACCGCCGGCATTCCCGGCGAACTCATCGACGGCCTCGTCGAGCAGGGCGCCAAAGACCTCACCGTCGTCAACAACAACGCCGGCAACGGCGAGACCGGTCTTGCGGCGCTGCTCAAGGCCGGCCGCGTGCGCAAGATCATCTGCAGCTTTCCGCGTCAGGCCGACAGCCAGGTGTTCGACGGGCTCTACCGCAGCGGCAAGCTCGAACTCGAACTCGTGCCCCAGGGCAACCTGGCCGAGCGCATCCGCGCGGCGGGCGCAGGCATCGGCGCCTTCTTCTGCCCCACCGGCTACGGCACGCAGCTCGCGGGAAACCGCGAGACCCGCGAGATCGACGGCAAGCAGTACGTGCTGGAGTACCCCATCCACGGCGACGTCGCGCTCATCAAGGCCGAGCGCGGCGACCGCTGGGGCAACCTGGTCTACCGCAAGGCCGCGCGCAACTTCGGCCCGGTGATGGCGATGGCCTCGAAGAAAACCGTGGCCACCGTGCACGACATCGCCGAGCTCGGCACCCTCGACCCCGAGACCATCGTGACCCCGGGCATCTTCGTGCACCAGGTGGTGCGCATCGAACGTGTTGCCACCCAGGCCGGCGGCTTCAAGAAGGCAGCATGA
- a CDS encoding class I SAM-dependent methyltransferase has translation MAQNIYDTPAFFEGYQQLPRSVHGLDGAPEWPALRALVPRLQGLRVVDLGCGLGWFCRWARTQGAASVLGLDVSQRMLEKAEAFGADSAIAYERANLDELALPPQSFDFAYSSLAFHYIEDLGTMLGTVHAALVPASRLVFSIEHPIFMAPRTPGWHTDAQGRKSWPVDSYQMEGPRTTNWLAEGVVKQHRTMGTLLNTLARVGFHIDHVQEWGPTDAQVAAVPSLAEERERPMMLLVSASR, from the coding sequence ATGGCCCAGAACATCTACGACACGCCCGCCTTCTTCGAGGGTTACCAGCAATTGCCGCGCTCGGTGCATGGCCTCGACGGTGCACCGGAGTGGCCCGCGCTGCGTGCGCTGGTGCCACGCCTGCAGGGCTTGCGGGTGGTGGACCTGGGCTGCGGCCTCGGCTGGTTCTGCCGGTGGGCGCGCACGCAGGGTGCGGCATCGGTGCTCGGGCTCGATGTGTCGCAGCGCATGCTCGAAAAGGCCGAGGCCTTCGGCGCGGACAGCGCCATCGCCTATGAGCGCGCGAACCTCGACGAACTGGCGTTGCCGCCGCAGTCTTTCGACTTTGCCTACAGCTCGCTCGCCTTTCACTACATTGAAGACCTGGGCACGATGCTGGGCACGGTGCACGCCGCGTTGGTGCCCGCAAGCCGGCTGGTGTTCTCGATCGAGCATCCGATCTTCATGGCGCCCCGCACGCCGGGCTGGCATACCGATGCCCAGGGGCGCAAGTCATGGCCGGTCGACAGCTATCAGATGGAAGGGCCGCGCACCACGAACTGGCTGGCCGAAGGCGTCGTCAAGCAGCACCGCACGATGGGCACCTTGCTGAACACGTTGGCGCGCGTGGGCTTTCATATCGATCACGTACAGGAGTGGGGGCCGACCGACGCGCAGGTGGCGGCGGTGCCGTCGCTGGCTGAAGAGCGCGAGCGGCCGATGATGCTGCTGGTGAGCGCCAGCCGGTAG
- a CDS encoding IclR family transcriptional regulator C-terminal domain-containing protein — MATQTPKPETPAPGDSYVQSFARGLQVIRSFSVNAPRQTLSEVAAGSGLTRAGARRILLTLQTLGYVVTDGKLFTLTPRILDLGFAYLSSMPIWNRAEPVMEALVQEVQESCSAAVLDATDIVYVLRVPTQKIMRISLGVGSRLPAYCTSLGRLLLADLEDDEVRARLEASEREALTKHTVTDVDALMAKVAQARKQQWCLVNQELEEGLISVAAPIVNPQGRMVAALNISGQANRTSAKVMQETMLPALVKAAKRVSQLL, encoded by the coding sequence ATGGCAACCCAGACCCCGAAGCCCGAAACACCCGCCCCCGGCGACAGCTACGTGCAGTCTTTTGCACGGGGGCTGCAGGTGATCCGCTCGTTCAGCGTGAACGCGCCGCGCCAGACGCTGAGCGAAGTGGCGGCCGGCAGCGGGCTCACGCGGGCGGGCGCACGGCGCATCCTTCTCACGCTGCAGACGCTGGGCTATGTGGTGACCGACGGCAAGCTCTTCACGCTCACGCCGCGCATCCTCGACCTGGGCTTTGCCTATCTGTCATCGATGCCGATATGGAACCGCGCCGAGCCCGTGATGGAAGCGCTGGTGCAGGAGGTGCAGGAGTCGTGCTCGGCGGCCGTGCTCGACGCCACGGACATCGTCTATGTGCTGCGCGTGCCGACGCAGAAGATCATGCGCATCAGCCTGGGCGTGGGCTCGCGCCTGCCGGCTTACTGCACGTCGCTCGGGCGGCTGCTGCTGGCCGACCTGGAAGACGACGAAGTGCGCGCGCGGCTCGAAGCCTCGGAGCGCGAGGCGCTGACCAAGCACACGGTGACCGACGTGGACGCGCTCATGGCCAAGGTGGCACAAGCGCGCAAGCAGCAGTGGTGCCTGGTGAACCAGGAACTCGAAGAAGGCCTGATCTCGGTGGCTGCGCCCATCGTGAATCCGCAGGGCCGCATGGTGGCCGCGCTGAACATCAGCGGGCAGGCCAATCGCACGAGTGCGAAGGTGATGCAGGAGACGATGCTGCCGGCGCTGGTGAAGGCGGCGAAGCGGGTATCGCAACTGCTCTGA
- a CDS encoding 3-oxoacid CoA-transferase subunit B: MTMTYTRRTKDQLAARVAQDIFDGAVVNLGIGQPTLVANHLPQGREVILQSENGILGMGPAPEAGEEDYDLINAGKQPVTLLPGGAFFHHADSFAMMRGGHLDICVLGAFQVSATGDLANWHTGEKDAIPAVGGAMDLAIGAKQTWVMMDLLTKQGASKLVKECTYPLTGIGCVKRVYSDLATLECTPQGLKLVDLVEGLSREELEKLVGLPIAA, from the coding sequence ATGACCATGACCTACACACGTCGCACAAAAGACCAGTTGGCCGCCCGCGTCGCACAGGACATCTTCGACGGCGCCGTCGTCAACCTCGGCATCGGCCAGCCCACGCTCGTGGCCAACCACTTGCCGCAGGGCCGCGAAGTCATCCTGCAAAGCGAGAACGGCATTCTCGGCATGGGCCCTGCGCCCGAGGCCGGCGAAGAAGACTACGACCTCATCAACGCCGGCAAGCAGCCCGTCACGCTGCTGCCGGGCGGCGCGTTCTTTCACCACGCCGACAGCTTCGCGATGATGCGCGGCGGCCACCTCGACATCTGCGTGCTCGGCGCCTTCCAGGTGTCGGCCACCGGCGACCTTGCCAACTGGCACACCGGCGAGAAAGACGCCATTCCCGCCGTCGGCGGCGCGATGGACCTTGCCATCGGCGCCAAGCAGACCTGGGTGATGATGGATCTGCTCACCAAGCAGGGCGCGAGCAAGCTGGTGAAAGAGTGCACCTATCCGCTCACCGGCATCGGCTGCGTCAAGCGCGTGTATTCCGACCTCGCCACGCTCGAATGCACGCCGCAGGGCTTGAAGCTCGTCGACCTTGTCGAGGGCCTGAGCCGCGAAGAACTTGAAAAGCTCGTCGGCCTTCCGATCGCCGCCTGA
- the pcaF gene encoding 3-oxoadipyl-CoA thiolase, with product MTNHAFICDAVRTPFGRYGGSLSSVRTDDLGAVPLRALMERNKNVDWQAVGDVLYGCANQAGEDNRNVARMSALLAGLPIELGGATINRLCGSGLDAVGSAARAIRAGEACLMIAGGVESMSRAPFVMPKAESAFSRNNAVYDTTIGWRFVNKLMKAQYGVDSMPETAENVATDYKIGREAQDLMALNSQLRAVASQKSGFFDAEIVPVSVPQKKGDAIIVNKDEHPRETSIESLAKLKGVVRPDGTVTAGNASGVNDGACALLLADEASAAKHGLTPRARVVGMATAGVAPRIMGIGPAPATQKVLALTGLTIDQIDVIELNEAFAAQGLAVLRLLGLKDDDARVNINGGAIALGHPLGASGARLATTAVNQLHKGGGRYALCTMCIGVGQGIAVILERV from the coding sequence ATGACCAATCACGCCTTCATCTGCGACGCCGTTCGCACCCCCTTCGGCCGCTACGGCGGCTCGCTCAGCAGCGTGCGCACCGATGACCTGGGTGCAGTGCCGCTGCGCGCGCTGATGGAACGCAACAAGAACGTCGACTGGCAGGCCGTGGGCGACGTGCTCTACGGCTGCGCCAACCAGGCCGGCGAAGACAACCGCAACGTCGCGCGCATGTCGGCGCTGCTCGCGGGCCTGCCGATTGAACTCGGCGGCGCCACCATCAATCGCCTGTGCGGCTCGGGCCTCGATGCCGTCGGCTCCGCAGCCCGCGCCATTCGCGCCGGTGAAGCCTGCCTGATGATTGCCGGCGGCGTCGAAAGCATGAGCCGCGCTCCCTTCGTTATGCCCAAGGCCGAGAGCGCCTTCAGCCGCAACAACGCCGTGTACGACACCACCATCGGCTGGCGCTTCGTCAACAAGCTCATGAAGGCACAGTACGGCGTCGACTCCATGCCCGAGACGGCAGAGAACGTGGCCACCGACTACAAGATCGGCCGCGAAGCGCAAGACCTGATGGCGCTGAACTCGCAACTGCGCGCCGTGGCTTCGCAGAAGTCCGGCTTCTTCGACGCGGAGATCGTGCCCGTGAGCGTGCCGCAGAAAAAGGGCGACGCGATCATCGTCAACAAGGACGAGCATCCGCGCGAAACCAGCATTGAATCGCTCGCCAAGCTCAAGGGCGTTGTGCGCCCCGACGGCACCGTGACGGCCGGCAATGCCAGCGGCGTGAACGACGGTGCCTGCGCGCTGCTGCTGGCCGACGAAGCCAGCGCCGCCAAGCACGGCCTCACGCCGCGCGCCCGCGTGGTTGGCATGGCCACCGCCGGCGTTGCGCCGCGCATCATGGGCATCGGCCCCGCGCCCGCCACGCAGAAGGTGCTGGCGCTCACCGGCCTCACCATCGACCAGATCGACGTCATCGAACTCAACGAAGCCTTCGCGGCGCAAGGCCTCGCCGTGCTGCGCCTGCTCGGCCTGAAGGACGATGACGCACGCGTCAACATCAACGGCGGCGCCATCGCGCTGGGTCACCCGCTCGGCGCCAGCGGCGCCCGCCTTGCCACCACCGCCGTCAACCAGCTCCACAAGGGCGGCGGCCGCTATGCGCTGTGCACCATGTGCATCGGCGTGGGGCAGGGCATTGCCGTGATTCTCGAACGCGTCTGA